ACCGATCAGAATCTCATCTCCTATCGTAATTATTTCAACCCTCATTGCTCCGCAAAGAAACCACATTCCTGCAGCAATTGTTTACTTTGAGGAACATGCGGAAAGCGACCTTCATACTGCTCATATTAGGAAGTGCGCTACTGCTGTTTTTTGGCATCTGGTTCGCCAAACTGGTTTGGTTCAAACCGATCAATATCGACCACTTTTTTGAACGTGTTTACATCGAATTCCTTTGGGATGACCCCGAAGCGCTTACTCAAACAGGCGTTCTGAAACCATTTTGGATAAGCGGCTACAAAAGCGAGCTGACCGATATTTCGCCAAAGGCCACGGAACGCTTGGCCGAGGTTGGACGAAAGAACCTCAACCTGTTAGAGGAATATGACCGTTCTAAACTCAACGAAAGTCAAAAAGTGTCTTACGATGTGCTGCATTGGTTTCTGAAAACGGGCGTGGCTGCCGAGCCATTTCTGTTTCATGATTACCCGATCACACACATTTCCGGGGCGCATATCGAAGTGCCGCAGTTCATGAACAGTCTTCCACTTCAATCACGAAATGATATTGAAAATTACCTGAGTCGACTGGAAAAGATCGATGAGAAATTCGGTTCGGTGATCGATGCGTTGGAAGAACGCAAGAAGCGAGGAATCGTTCCTCCCACCCATATTCTAAAGGAGGCCATCCTTTTCTGTGACCATTTCTACCAAACGCCAGTTGAGGAAAATGTACTGTTCACCTCCTTCCAAAAGAAACTGAATGCCATTGGGTTGCTGGAACCGACCAAACGCGACCGCTACATTGCGCAATGCCGCGAAACCATTCAAGGAGAGGTCATTCCTGCCTACCGCAGACTTTCCCAGTATTTGCTTCAACTGGAACGTAGCTCGCTGAACATAGCGGGTGTTTGGCAATTGCCCAATGGCGATGCCTATTACCGAAGTTGCCTCCTGCAACAGACCACGCTGAAACTCGACCCTGATAGTCTTTATGAATGGGGAAAGACCGAGATGGAACGGTTGAATGCCGAACTCTCCAAACTTCAGGTTTTCACAAAAGGTGCTGTGGTTGACAGCTTTCGCACTGACTCTTTGGGCAGATTGCAGACCATTCAATATTTCAGTGAAGTTTCGGATGCGATGAAACCGTTGCTTCCCTCCTATTTCAATCGGCTGCCATCAACCGAATTGGAAATCTTGGAATTGCCAGCGTATAGAGCAAACAACAGCACGTTTGCGTTTTACATTCCACCACGTGGCGAACCAAGACGCAACGGAAAGGTGTATGTGAACACGTGGAAAGCGGAGCAATTCCCAAAGTATCTGGCCAAAACGTTCGCGTATCACGAAGGGATTCCTGGTCATCATATCCAAAAGGGAATTCAGGCCGATCTGACGGAATTGCCCACGTTTCGAAGATTCATTCCTTTTTCTGCTTACACCGAAGGCTGGGGCATGTATGCCGAACAACTTGGTCATGAAATGACAGGAACGTTGGACGCTTTTGACCAGATGGGACAGGTACAGTCGGAACTTTTCCGAACGGCACGAATGATGGCCGACATTGGCATTCACCACAAAAAATGGCTGCGCGAACAGGCCATTACATTCATGATGGAAAATGCGAGCCTTTCGGAATCAGAAGCTGCGGATGAAGTGGACCGCTACATCGTTTGGCCTGGACAAGGTTGTGCGTATAAGGTCGGTTTGATGAAATTCCGAGAGCTGCGCCAACGTGCGGAATCACAAATTTCTGATTTTGACATCAAAGAATTCCACGGAGTATTATTGAATGAAGGCGCAATGCCTTTAGAGATCTTGGAGCAACGGGTGGATGCTTACATCAGTTCAAAGCAGGACAAATCAAAACCATCCGCGTCACCCTGAACTTGTTTCAGGGTCTAAACTGTAGATTCCGAAACAAGTTCGGAATGACCTCAACCACGCAGCTTGTCAAGAA
The window above is part of the Flavobacteriales bacterium genome. Proteins encoded here:
- a CDS encoding DUF885 family protein, whose product is MRKATFILLILGSALLLFFGIWFAKLVWFKPINIDHFFERVYIEFLWDDPEALTQTGVLKPFWISGYKSELTDISPKATERLAEVGRKNLNLLEEYDRSKLNESQKVSYDVLHWFLKTGVAAEPFLFHDYPITHISGAHIEVPQFMNSLPLQSRNDIENYLSRLEKIDEKFGSVIDALEERKKRGIVPPTHILKEAILFCDHFYQTPVEENVLFTSFQKKLNAIGLLEPTKRDRYIAQCRETIQGEVIPAYRRLSQYLLQLERSSLNIAGVWQLPNGDAYYRSCLLQQTTLKLDPDSLYEWGKTEMERLNAELSKLQVFTKGAVVDSFRTDSLGRLQTIQYFSEVSDAMKPLLPSYFNRLPSTELEILELPAYRANNSTFAFYIPPRGEPRRNGKVYVNTWKAEQFPKYLAKTFAYHEGIPGHHIQKGIQADLTELPTFRRFIPFSAYTEGWGMYAEQLGHEMTGTLDAFDQMGQVQSELFRTARMMADIGIHHKKWLREQAITFMMENASLSESEAADEVDRYIVWPGQGCAYKVGLMKFRELRQRAESQISDFDIKEFHGVLLNEGAMPLEILEQRVDAYISSKQDKSKPSASP